In one window of Chryseobacterium viscerum DNA:
- the prmC gene encoding peptide chain release factor N(5)-glutamine methyltransferase, protein MTISAFKKYFKTELSGLYTESESVFLSSLFIHQIVGFDHFQQRRFSEQELLTDDEEKLGHLISELKTGRPYQQILGETEFYGMKFFVDENVLIPRPETEELLEIAIREIQSLKFKVQGLKILDIGTGSGVIPLVLKKYFPGAEVSSVDFSEKALKTAQRNADYHQLEIHFIHADYLNSELMESYDIIISNPPYIGIEEEIEIADSVKEFEPKMALFSPTADALIFYKKIAEDAKRYLNENGLLFLEINQKLGPETLELYQYFSNAQLLKDLSENDRFIYGRK, encoded by the coding sequence ATGACAATTTCAGCATTTAAAAAATATTTCAAAACAGAACTTTCCGGTCTTTATACTGAATCGGAAAGTGTCTTTTTATCTTCTCTATTCATCCATCAGATAGTAGGTTTCGATCATTTTCAGCAAAGAAGATTTTCTGAACAGGAACTTCTGACAGATGATGAAGAAAAACTTGGCCACCTGATTTCAGAACTCAAAACCGGAAGACCTTATCAGCAGATTCTTGGTGAAACTGAATTTTATGGCATGAAGTTCTTTGTAGATGAAAATGTACTGATTCCCCGCCCTGAAACGGAAGAGCTGCTTGAGATTGCCATCAGAGAGATTCAAAGTTTAAAGTTTAAGGTTCAAGGTTTAAAAATTCTGGATATCGGAACAGGAAGTGGCGTGATTCCTTTGGTTTTAAAGAAATATTTTCCTGGAGCTGAAGTCTCATCAGTAGATTTTTCTGAAAAAGCATTGAAGACCGCCCAAAGAAATGCAGATTATCATCAGCTGGAAATACACTTCATTCATGCTGATTATCTCAATTCTGAGCTGATGGAAAGCTATGATATCATTATTTCAAATCCTCCGTATATAGGCATTGAGGAAGAGATTGAAATTGCAGACTCTGTGAAAGAATTTGAGCCTAAAATGGCCCTTTTCTCTCCTACTGCCGATGCATTGATCTTTTACAAAAAAATAGCAGAAGATGCTAAAAGGTACCTGAATGAAAATGGACTTTTGTTCTTAGAAATCAATCAGAAATTAGGCCCGGAAACCCTGGAACTGTATCAATATTTTTCTAACGCTCAATTATTGAAGGATTTATCTGAAAATGACCGGTTTATTTATGGAAGGAAATAA
- the yaaA gene encoding peroxide stress protein YaaA, whose amino-acid sequence MKIITSPAKLMNVENSTDLLKSSTPRFIEEAAFIQSYLKEKSPKYLSELMEISPKLADENWERNQKWKSKPTAKESAPAMFAFTGEVYRGLDAKTLDKNAVDYLQKNYRMLSGLYGLLKPSDKVMLYRLEMGRPFEFEQYKNLYSFWREKITEQLNSEMKKGEILLHLASNEYGKVIDRKKLNHKVIDFDFYELKDGKLKTIVVYTKHARGLVVRFCAETNAKTLEDVKAFNYEGYRIDEEKSTDTKLVFTR is encoded by the coding sequence ATGAAAATTATAACATCTCCTGCAAAATTAATGAACGTGGAAAACTCAACAGACCTTTTGAAATCTTCTACTCCCAGATTCATTGAAGAAGCAGCATTTATACAGTCTTATTTAAAAGAAAAATCTCCAAAATATCTTTCCGAACTGATGGAAATATCACCCAAACTGGCTGATGAAAACTGGGAAAGAAATCAAAAATGGAAATCCAAACCTACTGCAAAGGAATCTGCTCCGGCCATGTTTGCTTTTACAGGAGAAGTGTATAGAGGACTGGATGCCAAAACTCTGGATAAAAATGCTGTAGACTACCTGCAGAAAAACTACAGAATGCTTTCCGGACTTTACGGCCTGCTGAAACCATCTGATAAAGTAATGCTTTACAGACTGGAAATGGGGCGTCCTTTTGAGTTTGAACAATACAAAAATCTGTATAGCTTCTGGAGAGAAAAGATTACAGAACAATTGAATTCTGAAATGAAAAAAGGAGAAATACTTCTTCATCTTGCCAGCAATGAATACGGGAAAGTAATCGATAGAAAAAAACTGAACCATAAAGTGATCGATTTTGATTTTTATGAATTAAAAGACGGAAAACTGAAAACTATTGTTGTGTACACCAAGCATGCAAGAGGTCTTGTGGTAAGATTCTGCGCTGAGACTAACGCCAAGACACTTGAAGATGTAAAAGCGTTCAACTATGAAGGTTACAGAATTGATGAAGAAAAGTCTACGGATACTAAACTGGTTTTTACAAGATAA
- a CDS encoding Ada metal-binding domain-containing protein, with the protein MIQHSQISTENLRSKIHNRDIRFGGNMKLKIYGLLGCSSGKRMKLENRIFFKDEKEALQNNYRPCGHCMKEAYKKWKEGILMSR; encoded by the coding sequence ATGATTCAGCATTCTCAGATATCAACTGAAAACCTTAGAAGCAAAATCCATAACAGAGACATTCGTTTCGGGGGAAATATGAAACTGAAGATTTATGGATTGCTTGGTTGTAGTTCAGGAAAAAGAATGAAACTAGAAAACAGAATTTTCTTTAAGGATGAAAAAGAGGCATTACAAAACAATTACCGCCCCTGTGGACATTGTATGAAAGAAGCATATAAAAAATGGAAGGAGGGAATATTGATGTCAAGGTAA
- a CDS encoding M56 family metallopeptidase — translation METILLYFGKTILCSGVTFLYYQLSLKDKTFHHYNRFYLLAAIMISLLLPLIRVDDFTIEVNNDMYMLLDKIQSFNTQKNIDNGNLYFNIIFSALGLVSLYFLGKLIYGIFKIQQFKKQFQKESFDGINFYRTDLSEAPFSYFKNLFWKNAITLHSDIGKQILKHEMVHIEQKHSFDKIFIEIITSVFWFNPFFHIIKKEINLIHEYLADKKAVQQSDTKAFAQMLLASHFSGTQLPAASPFLSSNLKKRLKMLQKPKTKFGYARRILALPVLFTVAFAYLVNAKNKEIEETNLSIKEAVSEIKKDTVRPEKSVQGKITDQKPLSPEDDTKLAELENKIKEKEKELKGLDPESDLFSDKIEEISNLASEIGEIASKVEVDQYFNSAEWKNQMKELENMEPLSKKELRKIERAAKKAGREAAKIGKIVLPPVPPEAPKAPKIAYFKTNRIVNYKDLSAQEKEEVRKAMAEAKKALKEAAKARVEGEKARMEGDRARAEGERIRVEGERIRIDGDRIRRDVEKARAEAEKRSINFKDRTFVKISSGSPDVIVMNADFIKKDGNGNIAMNGVKNFSISGTDDAKYKYYIDGREVSKDDVNSLDTNKISKVNVNTQKKGDFKQGEVRIETKK, via the coding sequence ATGGAAACAATACTTTTATACTTTGGGAAAACAATTTTATGTTCGGGTGTAACATTCTTGTACTATCAGTTGTCTTTAAAAGACAAGACATTCCATCATTATAACAGATTTTATCTGTTGGCCGCAATCATGATATCACTTTTGCTGCCACTCATCAGAGTAGATGATTTTACGATAGAGGTAAATAATGATATGTATATGCTTCTTGACAAGATTCAGAGTTTTAACACACAAAAAAACATAGACAATGGTAACCTTTATTTTAACATTATTTTTTCAGCTCTGGGACTGGTTTCTCTCTATTTTTTAGGGAAACTTATCTATGGGATTTTCAAAATCCAGCAGTTTAAAAAACAGTTTCAGAAAGAAAGTTTTGACGGGATCAACTTTTACCGTACAGACCTTAGCGAAGCTCCGTTTTCATACTTTAAAAACCTTTTCTGGAAGAATGCCATCACATTGCATTCTGATATTGGAAAACAGATTTTAAAGCATGAGATGGTACATATTGAACAGAAACATTCCTTTGATAAAATTTTTATTGAGATTATTACTTCTGTTTTCTGGTTCAATCCGTTTTTTCATATCATCAAAAAAGAAATTAATCTCATCCACGAGTACCTGGCTGATAAAAAAGCCGTACAACAATCGGACACCAAAGCATTTGCGCAGATGCTTTTAGCAAGCCACTTTTCCGGAACACAGTTGCCTGCTGCCAGTCCGTTTCTAAGTTCAAACCTTAAAAAAAGACTTAAAATGTTACAAAAACCAAAAACCAAGTTCGGATATGCGCGAAGAATTCTTGCATTGCCGGTGTTATTTACCGTAGCTTTTGCTTATCTGGTAAATGCGAAGAACAAAGAAATTGAAGAAACCAATCTTTCCATTAAAGAAGCGGTTTCGGAAATCAAAAAAGATACGGTAAGACCTGAAAAATCTGTTCAGGGAAAAATTACAGACCAGAAACCTCTCTCTCCGGAAGATGATACAAAATTGGCTGAGCTTGAGAATAAGATAAAAGAAAAAGAGAAAGAACTGAAAGGGTTGGATCCGGAAAGTGATCTCTTCAGTGATAAAATTGAAGAAATAAGCAATCTGGCGTCAGAGATAGGAGAAATTGCCTCAAAAGTTGAAGTTGATCAGTATTTCAATTCTGCGGAATGGAAAAATCAGATGAAGGAGCTTGAGAATATGGAACCTCTTAGTAAAAAAGAGCTTCGTAAAATAGAAAGGGCTGCAAAAAAAGCGGGAAGAGAGGCTGCAAAAATAGGAAAAATAGTACTTCCTCCAGTACCGCCTGAAGCGCCAAAAGCACCGAAAATAGCCTATTTTAAAACAAATAGAATTGTTAATTATAAAGATTTAAGCGCTCAGGAAAAAGAAGAAGTACGTAAAGCAATGGCTGAAGCTAAAAAAGCACTGAAAGAAGCCGCTAAAGCCAGAGTAGAAGGAGAAAAAGCAAGAATGGAAGGCGACAGAGCCAGAGCAGAAGGAGAAAGAATAAGAGTAGAGGGAGAAAGAATCAGAATTGATGGAGACAGAATCCGAAGAGACGTTGAAAAAGCCCGTGCGGAAGCTGAAAAAAGATCAATTAATTTTAAAGACAGAACTTTTGTTAAAATTAGCAGTGGTTCACCAGATGTTATCGTAATGAATGCTGATTTTATCAAAAAAGACGGCAACGGAAATATCGCAATGAACGGGGTGAAAAATTTTAGCATCAGTGGTACTGATGATGCAAAATACAAGTATTATATTGATGGAAGAGAAGTTTCTAAAGATGATGTAAATTCATTAGATACAAATAAGATCTCGAAAGTCAATGTAAATACTCAGAAAAAAGGTGATTTTAAGCAGGGAGAAGTAAGAATCGAGACAAAGAAATAA
- a CDS encoding lectin-like domain-containing protein, translated as MIKNTSVLQYKRLLFIFLLCIFSQNSKAQNEQGTGYPYFVNFTQGLQPQEAYKVATSGVQNDATFTTDGLRLTRSVNNISGGVILADKVFKSDQGIKFEFEFAIYGGNTNGGDGISIFLVDGSIPKEQLNLGYFGGGLGYSFVRGGESTEGLRGAYLGIGLDEYGNFKTSFNQGERVRNGIFGVGLADGRSNVSLRGKRGNQYLSSAEPAGYNGYPLLYSTATNALPSSNNRSAYLDTATGKYIGIKNTTLQQFSIESGGTTFALNENDARFRKAYVTLVPNPAGGYNITLEIQHGTVKETVIDNYYYPTSLKYTETTISNSTVRTLDTSAPSTFRIGFAASTGAAKNIHLLRNLGVTRPYAAEVTDDLFAGCPGVKSIYYPLLNDAAYSSANGQNPPTLSYNNLDFNSFRFLDNNGAVIPNITGGVYTNSQGTWTYFPTTGALSFKPAIGFTGVAQVQYDIKGGGSNGTEAPYNKEEYRSLPALVQVNISNANNCSKACVVSNKNVTQKITR; from the coding sequence ATGATAAAAAATACCTCAGTTTTACAATACAAAAGGCTTTTGTTTATTTTTTTATTATGCATTTTCTCTCAGAATAGTAAAGCACAGAATGAACAGGGAACCGGCTATCCTTATTTTGTAAACTTCACACAGGGATTACAGCCTCAGGAAGCCTATAAAGTAGCAACCAGTGGAGTCCAGAATGACGCCACTTTTACTACAGATGGATTACGGCTTACCCGAAGTGTAAATAATATTTCGGGAGGAGTGATACTTGCTGATAAAGTATTCAAAAGTGACCAGGGAATTAAATTCGAGTTTGAATTTGCCATTTATGGTGGAAATACCAACGGAGGAGATGGTATTTCTATATTCTTAGTTGACGGATCAATCCCTAAGGAACAGCTTAATCTCGGATATTTTGGTGGAGGATTAGGCTATAGCTTTGTACGTGGAGGTGAGTCTACAGAAGGACTTAGAGGAGCTTATCTTGGAATTGGTCTGGATGAATACGGAAATTTTAAAACCAGCTTTAACCAGGGTGAAAGAGTCAGAAATGGAATTTTTGGCGTAGGATTAGCCGATGGGCGAAGCAATGTTTCTTTAAGAGGTAAACGTGGAAACCAATACCTTTCTTCAGCTGAACCTGCAGGATACAATGGTTATCCATTGCTTTACAGTACAGCTACTAATGCATTACCTTCCAGCAATAACAGATCTGCTTATCTGGATACAGCAACCGGAAAATACATAGGTATTAAAAATACAACTCTTCAGCAATTCAGCATTGAAAGTGGGGGAACTACTTTTGCTCTCAATGAAAATGATGCAAGATTCCGTAAAGCATATGTTACATTAGTACCCAATCCGGCTGGTGGTTACAATATAACCCTGGAAATACAACACGGAACGGTAAAAGAAACAGTGATTGATAATTATTATTATCCAACCTCTCTGAAATATACAGAAACTACAATATCCAACAGTACGGTAAGAACTCTGGATACTTCAGCTCCTTCAACTTTCAGAATCGGATTTGCGGCTTCTACAGGAGCAGCAAAAAATATACATTTATTGAGAAACTTAGGAGTTACCAGACCTTATGCAGCTGAAGTAACAGATGATTTGTTTGCAGGATGCCCGGGGGTAAAGTCAATTTATTACCCCTTGCTTAATGATGCGGCTTATTCTTCAGCAAACGGTCAAAACCCGCCAACACTTTCCTACAATAACCTTGATTTTAATTCATTCCGTTTTTTGGATAACAATGGAGCTGTTATTCCGAATATAACTGGCGGTGTTTATACAAACAGTCAAGGGACATGGACTTACTTCCCAACTACCGGAGCACTTTCTTTCAAGCCTGCGATTGGATTCACCGGAGTTGCCCAGGTACAATATGATATTAAAGGCGGTGGTAGCAATGGTACTGAAGCTCCTTATAATAAGGAAGAATACAGGTCATTGCCCGCACTGGTACAGGTTAATATTTCAAATGCCAATAACTGCAGCAAAGCCTGCGTTGTTTCCAATAAAAATGTAACTCAGAAAATAACAAGATAA
- a CDS encoding GLPGLI family protein: protein MGKKYLILLAFLSVTVNAQVNRFFYDYKYISDSTNKADVKSDVMLLDIDKNGSKYYSREKFVSDSTMKADIAKQMKGGFGGSINIKRNIKPGTTFSTVTKKYPDYRVSFSENIGNTTYKMPEDQKPEWKILPEKQKIGEYNTQKATTNYGGRSWIAWFSTDIPFQDGPYKFYGLPGLIVKIEDKTGSHIMTLIGNKKTEAASEEDVQIPGLTTIGLGGKEIEINKKQFKKAWKDYLTDPTKDMKQTMSTLPAGAVVQMKNQDGKSIDVNEMYRNIEKRAKEDQLKNNNKIEPELYK, encoded by the coding sequence ATGGGAAAAAAATATTTGATTTTATTAGCATTTTTAAGCGTGACTGTGAATGCACAGGTGAACAGATTCTTTTATGACTATAAATATATTTCTGATTCTACCAATAAAGCAGACGTGAAAAGCGATGTTATGCTTTTGGATATTGATAAAAATGGATCCAAATATTACAGCCGCGAAAAGTTTGTTTCTGATTCAACAATGAAAGCTGATATTGCCAAGCAGATGAAAGGAGGATTCGGAGGCAGTATTAACATCAAGAGAAATATAAAGCCGGGAACAACTTTCTCAACGGTCACAAAGAAATACCCGGATTATAGGGTTTCATTTTCTGAAAACATTGGAAATACAACGTATAAAATGCCGGAAGACCAAAAACCTGAATGGAAAATTCTTCCCGAAAAACAAAAAATTGGAGAGTATAATACCCAGAAAGCCACCACAAATTACGGAGGAAGAAGCTGGATTGCATGGTTTTCTACAGATATCCCGTTTCAGGATGGTCCTTATAAATTTTATGGACTTCCAGGGCTTATCGTTAAAATTGAAGATAAAACAGGATCCCATATCATGACTTTAATCGGTAACAAGAAAACGGAAGCTGCATCAGAAGAAGATGTCCAAATACCGGGTCTTACTACCATTGGCTTAGGAGGAAAAGAAATAGAGATCAACAAAAAGCAGTTTAAAAAAGCATGGAAAGATTATCTTACTGATCCTACAAAAGATATGAAACAAACCATGAGTACTCTTCCTGCAGGAGCTGTGGTACAGATGAAAAATCAGGACGGAAAAAGTATTGATGTCAATGAAATGTACAGGAATATCGAAAAAAGGGCAAAAGAAGACCAGTTAAAAAATAACAATAAAATAGAACCGGAGCTTTATAAGTAG
- a CDS encoding serine hydrolase domain-containing protein, whose translation MKTLIWNAFIGIFLILQLTSCKRHPEDVVSEYYKKGEFNGSVLIVKNGRVVCDTALGFRNIEKGLQSDKDTSFYIASLSKSFTAAAIMILEQKGLLRLDDKASQFIELPEYAKKITIRQLLHHTSGIRDYENLFSKKGLTNQEVIDWLFSLKNLDFEPDSRFKYSNSGYIILSQIIEKVSRKSYGALINEQIITPLKMPHTYVYESSTTIQNKALGYNEQKKPDDYSILTTGDGGIYSTPGDLYKFDQALRNYTLISKENTALMYTPAALSGGQISNYGFAWFTENEKGGKTAMHTGGLNGFKALFWRDLKHNSCVIALTNQGEAFPLGNFLNDIKKTIQ comes from the coding sequence ATGAAAACTTTGATATGGAATGCCTTTATCGGTATTTTTCTGATTCTGCAACTAACCTCCTGCAAACGGCATCCTGAGGATGTTGTGAGTGAGTATTATAAGAAAGGAGAATTCAACGGTTCCGTTCTGATCGTAAAAAACGGCCGGGTTGTATGTGATACAGCTCTGGGATTCCGTAATATTGAAAAAGGGCTCCAATCTGATAAAGACACCTCTTTTTATATTGCTTCTCTCAGCAAATCTTTTACTGCTGCAGCTATTATGATTTTAGAGCAAAAAGGTCTGCTGAGGCTAGATGATAAGGCTTCTCAGTTCATTGAACTTCCTGAATATGCTAAAAAAATCACTATCAGACAGCTTTTGCATCATACATCGGGAATCAGAGACTATGAGAATTTATTTTCGAAAAAAGGATTGACTAATCAGGAAGTGATTGACTGGCTGTTTAGTCTTAAAAATCTTGATTTCGAGCCAGACAGCAGATTTAAATACAGCAACAGCGGATATATCATTCTTTCTCAGATTATTGAAAAGGTTTCTAGAAAATCTTATGGTGCTTTGATCAATGAACAGATTATCACCCCTTTGAAGATGCCCCATACTTATGTATATGAATCTTCTACAACTATTCAAAATAAAGCATTAGGGTATAATGAACAGAAGAAACCTGATGATTATTCAATCTTAACAACGGGGGACGGCGGAATCTATTCTACTCCCGGAGATCTGTATAAATTTGATCAGGCCTTACGGAATTATACCCTGATCAGTAAAGAAAATACTGCACTTATGTATACTCCTGCAGCACTATCCGGCGGCCAGATTTCAAACTACGGATTTGCCTGGTTTACAGAAAATGAAAAGGGTGGAAAAACTGCAATGCATACAGGGGGGCTGAATGGCTTCAAAGCTTTATTCTGGAGAGATCTGAAGCATAACAGCTGTGTTATAGCACTTACCAATCAGGGAGAAGCATTTCCTTTGGGTAACTTTTTAAATGACATCAAAAAAACAATTCAATAA
- a CDS encoding BlaI/MecI/CopY family transcriptional regulator has translation MKIQTLTKAEEQVMQYLWKIEKGFLKDVLDLFPDPKPHTNTVSTILKVLKDKEFVDYRVHGRQHEYFPLVSKEQYSGKTMKSLVKNYFKGSYKSAVSFLVEKNEMTVEDLEMLLDELKKKD, from the coding sequence ATGAAAATTCAGACTTTAACAAAAGCAGAGGAGCAGGTAATGCAGTATTTATGGAAAATAGAAAAAGGATTCCTAAAGGATGTTCTTGATCTTTTTCCGGACCCTAAACCGCATACCAATACGGTTTCTACCATTTTAAAAGTATTGAAAGACAAAGAATTTGTAGACTATCGTGTACACGGAAGACAGCATGAGTATTTTCCGCTTGTTTCAAAAGAACAGTACTCAGGGAAAACTATGAAAAGTCTTGTGAAAAACTATTTTAAAGGCTCCTACAAAAGTGCCGTTTCATTTCTGGTAGAAAAAAACGAAATGACTGTAGAAGATCTTGAGATGTTATTGGATGAACTTAAAAAGAAAGACTAG
- a CDS encoding L-threonylcarbamoyladenylate synthase has protein sequence MAKILKIYPDNPQENLVNEVIKTLNNGGLIIYPSDTIYALGCNIFDIKAMEKLAQLKKMKLEKSKFSIICNDLSHLSDFTRPIDTSVFRFLKSHLPGPFTFILEANKSLPLAYKGHKTIGIRVPDHPIPQLIVEKLGHPIASTSIKDDDEIIEYSTDPELIAEKYDHLVDIVIDSGYGDNVASTIVDLTSGEPEIIRQGKGII, from the coding sequence ATGGCAAAAATATTAAAAATTTATCCAGACAACCCACAGGAAAATCTTGTGAATGAGGTTATTAAAACATTAAATAATGGCGGGCTGATTATCTATCCTTCTGATACGATATATGCTTTAGGCTGTAATATTTTTGATATAAAAGCCATGGAAAAACTGGCTCAGCTCAAAAAAATGAAGCTTGAGAAGTCAAAATTCTCGATTATCTGTAATGATCTCAGCCATCTTTCCGACTTTACAAGACCTATTGACACCTCAGTTTTCAGATTTCTGAAAAGTCATCTTCCCGGACCATTTACTTTTATCCTTGAAGCGAACAAAAGTTTGCCTTTGGCTTATAAAGGTCATAAAACAATTGGTATCCGTGTTCCGGATCACCCGATTCCGCAGCTGATCGTTGAAAAATTAGGACACCCTATTGCTTCCACTTCCATTAAAGATGATGATGAAATCATTGAATATTCTACCGATCCGGAGCTGATCGCAGAGAAATATGACCATCTGGTAGATATTGTGATTGATTCTGGATATGGAGATAATGTGGCATCCACTATTGTAGACCTTACTTCCGGAGAACCGGAGATTATCCGTCAGGGAAAAGGAATTATTTAA
- a CDS encoding 2OG-Fe(II) oxygenase, protein MTDIIHKIKNSDWQHLTETMHENGYAVISNLLSEDECEILKSNYDNSALYRKTVIMARHRFGLGEYKYFDYPLHEIIQTIRTGIYPYLAPIANSWFKALHIDTQFPLDHQEFLQQCHTNGQQKATVLILKYKEGGFNTLHQDLYGDMYFPIQIVLMLSEPDKDFTGGEFVLTQQIPRAQSKAIVLKPKKGDVLIFTTQFKPEKGTKGYYRVNMKHGISEVQTGNRYALGIIFHDATN, encoded by the coding sequence ATGACAGACATCATCCATAAAATCAAAAATTCAGATTGGCAGCACCTTACGGAAACAATGCATGAAAACGGATATGCAGTAATTTCTAATCTGCTATCAGAGGACGAATGCGAAATATTAAAATCAAACTATGACAATTCCGCTCTTTACCGAAAAACGGTTATCATGGCCAGACATCGTTTTGGCCTTGGTGAATATAAATATTTTGATTATCCGCTGCATGAAATTATTCAGACCATACGAACAGGTATTTATCCATATCTGGCTCCTATTGCCAACTCCTGGTTTAAAGCCCTACATATTGACACTCAATTTCCCTTAGATCATCAGGAATTTTTACAACAATGTCATACTAATGGCCAGCAAAAAGCTACTGTTTTAATTTTGAAATATAAAGAAGGCGGTTTTAATACTTTACACCAGGATTTATATGGTGATATGTATTTTCCTATCCAAATCGTATTAATGCTCAGCGAACCTGACAAAGACTTTACAGGTGGAGAGTTTGTACTCACTCAGCAAATCCCGAGGGCACAGTCAAAAGCTATTGTTTTAAAACCTAAAAAAGGAGATGTACTCATTTTCACTACTCAATTTAAGCCCGAAAAAGGAACCAAAGGATACTACAGAGTCAATATGAAGCATGGAATAAGTGAAGTTCAGACAGGAAACCGATATGCTTTGGGAATTATTTTCCATGATGCAACCAATTGA
- a CDS encoding DUF4180 domain-containing protein — protein MTIQSHEINTIKIAEVIADDIIIQSAQDGLDLMGNVYYQGFDKVILYEKNITPEFFDLKTKIAGEILQKFSNYRIALAIVGDFDKYESKSLKDFIFESNKTKHVNFLKSLENALNNLSK, from the coding sequence ATGACTATTCAATCTCACGAAATTAATACGATAAAAATTGCAGAAGTTATTGCTGATGATATTATTATCCAATCTGCGCAAGACGGACTGGATCTCATGGGAAATGTTTATTATCAAGGTTTTGATAAAGTCATCCTTTATGAAAAAAACATCACTCCTGAATTCTTCGATTTAAAAACAAAAATAGCAGGTGAAATTCTTCAAAAATTCTCAAACTATCGTATTGCACTGGCTATTGTAGGAGATTTCGACAAATATGAAAGTAAGAGCCTGAAGGATTTCATTTTTGAAAGTAACAAAACAAAACACGTAAATTTTCTGAAATCGCTTGAAAATGCGTTAAACAATTTATCAAAATAA
- a CDS encoding GNAT family N-acetyltransferase — translation MNYIIKKASLEDLDETAELFNLYRVFYRQESDIEKGKAFLKERFLNSESDIFLVMAEGRAVGFVQLYKLFHYTKLQKQWLLSDLFVHPDYRGKGLSVALIDRSKQWCEETGACGLMLETEKTNDIGNTLYPRCGFEYDGLHNYYHWWK, via the coding sequence ATGAATTACATTATTAAAAAGGCTAGCCTTGAGGATCTTGATGAAACGGCAGAATTATTCAACCTTTACCGTGTTTTTTACAGACAGGAATCAGATATTGAAAAAGGAAAAGCTTTTCTCAAAGAACGGTTTTTAAACAGTGAATCAGATATCTTTCTTGTGATGGCTGAAGGAAGAGCTGTAGGATTTGTTCAGCTTTATAAGCTGTTTCATTATACCAAACTACAGAAGCAATGGCTGCTAAGCGATCTGTTTGTTCATCCGGATTACAGAGGGAAAGGTCTTTCTGTAGCATTAATTGACCGCAGTAAACAATGGTGCGAAGAAACAGGAGCATGCGGATTGATGCTTGAAACAGAAAAAACAAATGATATTGGAAATACGTTGTACCCGCGTTGTGGATTTGAGTATGATGGGTTGCACAATTACTATCATTGGTGGAAATAG
- a CDS encoding CPBP family intramembrane glutamic endopeptidase has translation MGINGKYSIGILLTFVLLVAAMLYSFPVITLITGIRGITADSFFLSRIVIWIVLIIIFLYNILVEKGSFLLKKETPYSILFYSKAVLSLYFICMIGGTILNAIILFFIPEKISDKLLNLVPIFKNNYFLIIFMCLTAAIVEEFLMRGYIQPRIEKIYNNPAAGIIISAVLFGILHSTYGTIGQVLGPFFIGIVFALFYKRYSNIKILIICHFMIDFISLMALNFMNIKHLSVF, from the coding sequence ATGGGAATTAATGGGAAATATTCTATAGGAATTTTACTCACTTTCGTGCTTTTGGTTGCAGCAATGCTTTATTCTTTCCCGGTTATCACTCTGATTACAGGAATAAGAGGAATTACTGCAGACAGCTTTTTTCTCAGTAGGATTGTGATCTGGATCGTTTTGATCATTATATTTCTGTACAATATATTAGTTGAAAAAGGTTCATTTTTACTAAAAAAAGAAACTCCGTATTCTATCCTGTTTTATAGTAAGGCTGTTTTGAGCTTATATTTTATCTGCATGATTGGTGGAACAATTCTGAATGCAATAATCCTTTTTTTTATCCCTGAAAAAATAAGTGATAAACTTCTTAACCTTGTACCTATTTTTAAAAATAATTATTTTTTAATTATTTTCATGTGCCTTACAGCTGCTATTGTAGAAGAGTTCCTGATGCGCGGTTATATACAGCCCAGGATTGAAAAAATCTATAATAATCCAGCTGCAGGAATTATTATTTCAGCCGTTTTATTTGGAATTCTGCACAGCACATACGGTACTATAGGCCAGGTTCTCGGACCTTTCTTTATTGGAATTGTTTTTGCCCTGTTTTATAAACGCTATTCAAATATTAAAATTCTGATCATCTGCCATTTTATGATTGATTTTATTTCTCTGATGGCTCTGAACTTTATGAATATTAAACATTTATCTGTATTTTAA